A single genomic interval of Asterias amurensis chromosome 1, ASM3211899v1 harbors:
- the LOC139948806 gene encoding mitochondrial import inner membrane translocase subunit TIM50-like translates to MAALSHTCVLRNAMRILASKSHNHTLLNKRCLVTPQKSLQHYKKSQIVGFSTSNILLEESKQPSNTPTEESPLGGPSSSSTLPLGVLLQQAEEKVKEKQEEDEKHKKERKAKFARYQKWAMGITGVMLGGAACLTLFELGQPKLDEHGEPIADEFSDEFVVSGYLKRAYKEAKDYRTMIVEPSAQKLLPDPLTEPYYQPPYTLVLEMTNVLVHPEWTYSNGWRFKKRPGVDYFLQQVGPPLFEVVIYTSEQGFTGYPLLDNLDPNGYIMYRLFRDATKYMDGHHVKDLSCLNRDMGKVIFVDWNEKSFQLQPQNSFGLKKWEGTDDDRTLIDLADFLRTIAVSGVEDVRPVLDYYKQFDDPLGTFKTNQARLQAEQERAVQAATEGPDKASTLAGSWTQRLRGR, encoded by the exons ATGGCGGCGCTCAGTCATACATGTGTTTTGCGTAACGCAATGCGGATTTTGGCTTCAAAATCCCATAATCACACGTTATTAAATAAAAGATGTCTCGTCACACCTCAGAAAAGTTTACAACATTACAAGAAAAGTCAAATAGTGGGATTTTCAACGAGCAATATTTTATTAGAAGAGTCTAAACAACCGTCAAATACACCGACCGAGGAGAGCCCACTTGGTGGGCCTTCGTCGAGCAGCACCCTACCGTTGGGTGTGCTGTTGCAGCAGGCGGAGGAGAAGGTGAAAGAGAAGCAAGAGGAGGACGAGAAACATAAGAAGGAACGAAAAGCCAAGTTTGCTCGTTATCAAAAATGGGCGATGGGAATCACTGGGGTAATGCTAGGTGGGGCAGCTTGTCTTACTTTGTTTGAACTCG GTCAACCCAAGCTAGACGAACACGGAGAACCT ATTGCTGATGAGTTTTCAGATGAGTTTGTTGTCTCTGGTTACTTGAAGAGAGCCTACAAAGAAGCCAAAGATTACAGAACT ATGATCGTAGAGCCGTCGGCCCAGAAGCTCCTTCCAGACCCCCTGACAGAGCCCTACTACCAACCTCCATACACACTCGTCTTAGAAATGACCAACGTCTTAGTGCACCCAGAATGGACA TATTCCAACGGTTGGCGGTTTAAGAAACGTCCCGGTGTGGATTACTTCCTACAGCAGGTGGGGCCACCACTCTTTGAAGTCGTCATCTACACATCAGAACAGGGATTT ACTGGTTATCCACTGCTTGACAACCTTGATCCCAACGGCTATATTATGTATAGGTTATTCCGAGATGCTACGAAGTACATGGACGGTCACCATGTTAAG GATCTGTCTTGCCTAAACAGAGACATGGGAAAGGTTATCTTCGTTGATTGGAATGAGAAATCGTTTCAGCTTCAGCCACAGAACTCCTTTGGTCTTAAGAAATGGGAGGGTACCGACGATGATAGGACCCTTATAGATCTTGCTGATTTCCTCAGAA CGATAGCTGTGAGTGGCGTTGAGGATGTGAGGCCAGTGTTGGATTATTACAAACAGTTTGACGACCCACTGGGTACATTCAAGACAAACCAAGCCAGACTACAG GCCGAACAAGAGAGGGCAGTACAGGCAGCAACGGAAGGACCAGATAAAGCATCTACCCTAGCTGGCAGCTGGACACAGAGACTAAGAGGGAGGTAG